One Aspergillus oryzae RIB40 DNA, chromosome 2 genomic window carries:
- a CDS encoding uncharacterized protein (predicted hydrolase (HAD superfamily)), giving the protein MSRDGFPSMIFFDVLGTIVEWRSCIGNELNATARKALQDQDRHLSADVRARVSDMSTSSWQEIAEEWHRSYMNFGDTYDSSKPFISVDEYNRLSLEKILIKQRLRDLFNDDDLKHMTLAWHRLDSYSDSVPGLSLLNTKFETSTLSNGNVKLLEDLQEHNSLPFKHITSAEHFGAYKPSPEVYHGAARRFGFRSSQCCLVAAHLEDLQAAKKCGFQTVYLERHLEEAWDSREIARAKEEGFVDLWVEVGGSGLIEVARHFGIEPEF; this is encoded by the coding sequence ATGTCACGGGATGGTTTTCCATCAATGATATTTTTCGATGTCTTGGGAACAATTGTGGAATGGAGAAGCTGCATCGGAAACGAACTGAATGCCACAGCAAGAAAGGCATTGCAAGATCAAGATCGACATTTGAGTGCCGATGTGCGAGCACGGGTGTCTGATATGTCGACTTCGAGCTGGCAGGAGATCGCCGAAGAGTGGCATCGCTCATATATGAACTTCGGAGACACCTACGATAGCTCTAAGCCCTTTATCTCGGTAGATGAGTACAACCGCCTCTCGTTGGAAAAGATTCTCATCAAACAGCGTCTCCGAGATTTGTTCAACGACGACGACCTCAAGCATATGACTCTCGCTTGGCATCGACTTGACTCATACTCTGACAGTGTGCCAGGCCTGTCGTTGCTGAACACCAAATTCGAGACGTCTACATTATCCAATGGTAACGTCAAACTCCTCGAAGACCTTCAAGAACACAATTCTCTGCCTTTCAAGCACATCACCAGTGCAGAGCACTTTGGTGCTTATAAGCCGTCGCCTGAGGTCTATCATGGTGCTGCTCGCAGATTCGGCTTTAGGAGCTCGCAATGTTGTCTCGTCGCAGCCCATCTCGAGGACTTGCAGGCCGCCAAAAAATGTGGCTTTCAGACAGTCTATCTAGAGAGACATTTGGAAGAAGCTTGGGATAGTAGAGAGATTGCACGAGCCAAAGAAGAGGGGTTTGTTGATCTCTGGGTCGAAGTTGGAGGCTCTGGTCTGATTGAAGTTGCTCGACATTTTGGAATTGAACCTGAATTCTGA